In Candidatus Binatia bacterium, one genomic interval encodes:
- a CDS encoding metallophosphoesterase, which translates to MKILLVADLHYTLKQFDWLHAVAPDFDVVVLAGDHLDIVSTVPLQGQLVVVLNHLKRLHEHTRLVVSSGNHDLNGRNEAGEKVARWMSQVRHAGIPTDGDCLELDGALVSVCAWWDGPSSREEVGAQLARDAARRTGPWVWVYHAPPSDSPTSWAGTKHFGDDSLIEWIQEHSPDVVLCGHIHQSPFRKGGSWVDRIGSTWVFNAGKQIGPVPCHIVFDTEDGSATWHSLAGSEIVDLVGPNATATPRELPY; encoded by the coding sequence ATGAAGATCCTTCTCGTCGCGGACCTGCACTACACGTTGAAGCAGTTCGATTGGCTTCATGCGGTCGCACCGGACTTCGACGTCGTCGTCCTTGCGGGCGATCATCTCGACATCGTCTCGACCGTGCCCCTGCAGGGCCAACTCGTGGTCGTGTTGAACCATCTGAAGCGTCTTCACGAACACACTCGCCTCGTCGTTTCGTCCGGCAATCACGATCTAAACGGAAGAAACGAAGCCGGAGAGAAGGTGGCGCGCTGGATGTCTCAGGTCCGCCACGCCGGCATCCCGACGGACGGCGACTGCCTCGAGCTGGATGGGGCGCTCGTGTCCGTCTGCGCTTGGTGGGACGGCCCCAGTAGTCGGGAAGAAGTCGGAGCGCAGCTCGCTCGGGATGCGGCGCGAAGGACCGGACCCTGGGTGTGGGTTTACCACGCCCCGCCGTCCGACTCGCCGACGAGTTGGGCGGGAACCAAGCACTTCGGCGACGACTCGCTCATCGAGTGGATCCAGGAGCACTCGCCGGACGTCGTGCTCTGTGGCCACATCCACCAGTCGCCTTTCCGCAAGGGTGGTTCGTGGGTCGATCGGATCGGGTCGACGTGGGTCTTCAACGCCGGCAAGCAGATCGGCCCCGTACCGTGTCACATCGTATTCGATACCGAAGACGGCTCGGCCACGTGGCATTCGCTCGCGGGTTCGGAGATCGTGGATCTGGTCGGGCCGAACGCGACGGCGACGCCCCGTGAACTGCCGTACTAG
- a CDS encoding cyclic nucleotide-binding domain-containing protein produces the protein MPIVLDLCAGLPERQLAPGEVLLKEGDSTKKELFILAEGCLEVVKGEEISITMITEPGSAIGEISVLLGIPFSASVRAVEPTRCFVAADGEAFLHAHPEATFAVAKLLARRLHLATTYLADIKRQYEDHDASLAMVDQVLETFVHHHEDENQDVEPGSDREREPNY, from the coding sequence GTGCCGATCGTTCTCGACCTCTGTGCCGGCCTACCCGAGCGCCAACTGGCGCCCGGTGAAGTCCTCCTCAAGGAAGGCGACTCGACCAAGAAGGAACTCTTCATCCTAGCCGAGGGCTGCCTCGAAGTCGTCAAGGGCGAGGAAATCTCGATCACGATGATCACCGAGCCGGGCTCCGCCATCGGAGAAATCTCCGTGCTCCTCGGCATTCCGTTCAGTGCCTCGGTGCGCGCCGTTGAGCCGACGCGCTGCTTCGTTGCCGCCGACGGAGAAGCGTTCCTCCACGCACACCCGGAAGCGACCTTCGCCGTGGCGAAGCTCCTCGCGCGTCGCCTCCACCTCGCAACGACGTACCTCGCGGACATCAAGCGGCAGTACGAAGACCACGATGCGAGTCTCGCCATGGTCGACCAGGTCCTCGAAACGTTCGTCCATCATCACGAAGACGAGAACCAGGACGTCGAACCCGGCTCCGACCGCGAGCGCGAACCCAACTACTGA
- a CDS encoding long-chain-fatty-acid--CoA ligase, giving the protein MQVPLLINEFLHRAARLYSDKVAIIDGEQRFTYTQYQERANRLSNALLALGVKKGDRVCILSPNSHFFLESIYGTSQIGAILVPLNYRLVPEDHEYILNHAGVKVVLVDREQTSVVDQIRSSLSSVEHWISASQPNHEPAAEGWQDWETLVAAASDAAPPTQEFDENDVVSINYTSGTTARPKGVMLTHRGLYLNAYNLIAHLGIEHHDVELWTLPMFHCNGWGGVYALTGVGGTHVVLRAVDGGDIWRLIETEKVTFACMAPAVLRAVLDYPDASKHSITTRPRFVVAGAPPPSAFIQRLEKELGWDFIQIYGLTETSPLLTVSRPDHHTEKENWPRRSRAGVQGLGVEIVLLDDDGNEVPQDDETVGEVCARSNVVFAGYWEQPEETAKAIRGGYFHTGDLGVWDATRSIHIVDRKKDVIISGGENISSPEIEDALFQHPAVLECAVIGVPHEKWGETPKALVVLRPGEAATADDLIAFCRERLAHFKCPTSIDFPAELPRTATGKLQKYRLREQYWGDRRKVN; this is encoded by the coding sequence ATGCAGGTCCCACTCCTGATCAACGAATTCCTTCACCGCGCCGCGCGGCTGTACTCCGACAAAGTCGCGATCATCGACGGCGAGCAACGGTTCACCTACACGCAGTACCAAGAACGCGCGAACCGCCTTTCGAATGCGCTGCTCGCGCTCGGCGTGAAGAAGGGGGACCGCGTCTGCATCCTCTCTCCGAACTCGCACTTCTTCCTCGAGAGTATCTACGGAACCAGTCAGATCGGAGCGATTCTCGTCCCCCTGAACTACCGCCTGGTGCCCGAGGACCACGAGTACATTTTGAACCACGCCGGCGTGAAGGTCGTCCTGGTGGATCGGGAACAGACGTCGGTGGTCGACCAGATCCGATCGAGCCTCTCGTCAGTCGAGCACTGGATTTCGGCATCGCAGCCGAACCACGAACCGGCGGCGGAGGGCTGGCAGGATTGGGAGACGCTGGTCGCGGCGGCGTCGGACGCGGCACCCCCGACACAAGAGTTCGATGAGAACGACGTCGTGTCGATCAACTACACCTCCGGAACCACGGCTCGGCCCAAGGGCGTGATGCTGACGCACCGCGGCCTCTATCTGAACGCATACAACCTGATCGCGCACCTCGGCATCGAGCACCACGACGTCGAACTGTGGACGCTCCCCATGTTCCACTGCAACGGCTGGGGCGGCGTGTACGCCCTCACCGGCGTCGGCGGCACCCATGTCGTCCTGCGCGCCGTCGACGGCGGCGATATCTGGCGCCTCATCGAAACCGAGAAGGTCACGTTTGCGTGCATGGCGCCCGCCGTCCTGCGGGCGGTCCTCGACTACCCCGACGCGAGCAAGCACTCGATCACAACCCGACCTCGATTCGTCGTGGCCGGCGCGCCGCCCCCCTCCGCCTTCATCCAACGACTCGAGAAAGAGCTCGGCTGGGACTTCATCCAGATCTACGGCCTTACGGAAACGTCTCCCCTTCTCACCGTCTCCCGGCCGGATCATCACACCGAGAAGGAGAACTGGCCTCGGCGATCTCGCGCCGGCGTCCAAGGACTCGGCGTGGAGATCGTCCTCCTCGACGACGACGGCAACGAGGTTCCGCAGGACGATGAGACCGTCGGGGAGGTCTGCGCCCGCTCGAACGTCGTCTTCGCCGGGTACTGGGAACAACCGGAGGAAACCGCCAAGGCGATTCGGGGCGGCTACTTCCACACCGGCGACCTCGGCGTCTGGGACGCGACCCGGAGCATCCACATCGTCGATAGGAAGAAGGACGTCATCATCTCCGGGGGCGAGAACATCAGTTCACCGGAGATCGAGGACGCCCTCTTCCAACATCCGGCCGTACTCGAGTGCGCGGTAATCGGCGTCCCCCACGAAAAATGGGGCGAGACTCCGAAGGCGCTCGTCGTGCTGCGCCCCGGGGAAGCTGCCACCGCAGACGACCTGATCGCCTTTTGCCGCGAACGGCTCGCGCACTTCAAGTGCCCAACCTCGATCGACTTCCCGGCGGAACTGCCCCGGACCGCGACCGGGAAGCTCCAAAAGTACCGGCTGCGCGAGCAATATTGGGGAGACCGGCGGAAGGTGAACTGA
- a CDS encoding glycoside hydrolase family 3 C-terminal domain-containing protein: protein MAYNKLLDDLTLDEKALLTAGADMWNTVAIERLGVPALKMTDGPNGARGDALLGAGAATAACVPCGSALGATWNLELVQKIGAMLGEEARTKSCRVLLAPTINMHRSPLGGRSFECYSEDPLLSGQTAAAFVRGVQSYGVAATAKHFVANDAEFERYSMNSVVDDRALREIYLLPFELAVREGGVLAIMTGYNRVNGTYCSENDWLLTKVLRDEWGFRGIVMTDWFSAGDTAGSSRAGLDLQMPGPGRFFGAVIAEAVRNGELEESVVDEMARRILGVVDQLRAWKDSADKPERSEDRPEHRTLARQAASESMVLLRNDGLLPLDASTLGTVALVGPNWGRAHIMGGGSAALRPHYRVPALEVMQERLEGKATLLHHRGCDIDRTARPITRSVLTTQSGEPGLAVDLFTNLDCEGEPAAHLVYDDARLMFFGSPADGIAADNFSVRATARFTPDVSGAHVFTLVQAGQARVLIDGKTVLDGVSVQPPRGTQFFGMGSEEIEARVDLEAGRSVDLMIEYSTRDSFLLRGAQVGHRPPVEQDMVGKAAQLAADADVAIVMVGTSDEWESEGHDRRSMDLPGDQDELIRRVRAANEKTIVVVNTGSPVTMDWADDVSAVLHSWLGGQEMGNAIADILLGEAEPAGRLPTTFPERLEHNPSYGNFPGENGEVRYGEGVLVGYRWFDTRKIPVRYPFGHGLSYSTFEISKPELASSGHAPGGPLLLRVSVKNTGKRRGAEVVQAYVAPKRPRLVRPEKELKAFAKVWLEPGQRATVTMSLEDRAFAYWDPCAPDQAALKEKLGAIANMLPGGVADAERTEPGWYIDAGDYEIRVGRSSADIAHTIPLTITEDAFLSAKGPTAES, encoded by the coding sequence ATGGCCTACAACAAGCTCCTAGACGACCTCACACTCGACGAGAAGGCACTCCTGACCGCCGGGGCCGACATGTGGAACACGGTCGCGATCGAGCGCCTGGGAGTCCCAGCCCTGAAGATGACCGACGGGCCCAACGGCGCCCGTGGCGACGCCCTCCTCGGTGCCGGCGCCGCCACCGCCGCCTGCGTTCCCTGCGGATCCGCCCTGGGCGCGACCTGGAATCTGGAGCTCGTTCAGAAGATCGGAGCGATGCTCGGCGAAGAGGCACGCACCAAGTCCTGCCGCGTTCTGCTCGCCCCGACCATCAACATGCACCGCTCACCTCTCGGCGGACGAAGCTTCGAGTGCTACTCGGAGGACCCGCTCCTCTCCGGCCAGACCGCCGCGGCCTTCGTCCGCGGGGTCCAGTCCTACGGTGTCGCGGCGACGGCCAAGCACTTCGTCGCAAACGACGCGGAGTTCGAGCGCTACAGCATGAACTCGGTGGTCGACGATCGAGCCTTGCGCGAAATCTACTTGCTCCCGTTCGAACTCGCCGTCCGCGAAGGCGGCGTCCTCGCCATCATGACCGGCTACAACCGCGTGAACGGCACCTACTGTTCGGAGAACGACTGGCTCCTCACGAAGGTGCTCCGCGACGAATGGGGATTTCGCGGCATCGTCATGACCGACTGGTTCTCGGCCGGGGACACGGCCGGCTCGTCGCGCGCCGGGCTCGACCTCCAGATGCCCGGGCCGGGTCGGTTCTTCGGTGCCGTGATCGCGGAGGCCGTCCGCAACGGCGAGCTCGAAGAGAGCGTCGTCGACGAGATGGCGCGGCGGATTCTCGGCGTGGTCGACCAACTTCGCGCCTGGAAGGATTCCGCCGACAAGCCGGAGCGCTCCGAAGACAGGCCCGAGCATCGCACCCTCGCCCGGCAGGCCGCGTCCGAGTCCATGGTGCTGCTCCGCAACGATGGGCTCCTTCCCCTCGACGCGTCCACGCTCGGCACCGTCGCGCTCGTCGGCCCCAACTGGGGCCGAGCGCACATCATGGGCGGAGGGTCCGCCGCGCTGCGCCCCCACTACCGGGTGCCGGCCCTCGAGGTGATGCAGGAACGGCTTGAAGGCAAGGCAACCCTCCTGCACCACCGGGGCTGCGATATCGACCGGACGGCGCGACCAATCACGCGGTCCGTCCTCACGACACAAAGCGGAGAGCCCGGCCTCGCGGTCGATCTCTTCACCAACCTCGACTGCGAAGGCGAGCCCGCCGCCCACCTCGTCTACGACGACGCCCGCCTGATGTTCTTCGGGTCGCCCGCAGACGGCATCGCCGCCGACAATTTCTCGGTGCGAGCCACGGCGCGCTTCACCCCCGACGTTTCGGGCGCGCACGTCTTCACGCTCGTACAGGCCGGACAGGCGCGAGTGCTGATCGACGGAAAGACCGTACTCGACGGTGTCTCCGTCCAGCCGCCGCGAGGAACGCAGTTCTTCGGGATGGGCAGCGAAGAGATCGAAGCCCGGGTCGACCTCGAAGCCGGCCGGAGCGTCGACCTCATGATCGAGTACAGCACCCGTGACTCGTTCCTTCTGCGCGGTGCCCAAGTCGGACACCGCCCACCCGTGGAACAGGACATGGTCGGGAAGGCAGCCCAACTCGCGGCCGACGCCGACGTCGCGATCGTGATGGTCGGCACGAGCGACGAGTGGGAGTCCGAAGGGCACGATCGGCGCTCGATGGATCTCCCCGGCGACCAGGATGAGCTCATCCGGCGCGTGCGCGCGGCGAATGAGAAGACCATCGTCGTCGTGAACACCGGCTCGCCCGTCACCATGGATTGGGCCGACGACGTCTCCGCCGTCCTGCATTCCTGGCTCGGAGGCCAGGAGATGGGCAACGCGATCGCCGATATCCTTCTGGGCGAAGCGGAGCCGGCCGGACGACTTCCCACCACGTTCCCCGAGCGGCTGGAACACAATCCCTCATACGGGAACTTCCCCGGCGAGAACGGCGAGGTTCGATACGGCGAAGGCGTGTTGGTCGGGTACCGGTGGTTCGATACCCGGAAGATACCCGTCCGCTACCCCTTCGGCCACGGCCTCTCCTACTCCACGTTCGAGATCAGCAAGCCGGAACTCGCCTCGAGCGGCCATGCGCCGGGCGGGCCCCTGCTCCTTCGCGTCTCGGTCAAGAACACCGGCAAGCGACGCGGCGCCGAGGTCGTCCAGGCCTACGTCGCCCCGAAGCGGCCGCGACTCGTTCGGCCGGAGAAGGAGCTGAAGGCGTTCGCGAAGGTCTGGCTCGAGCCCGGCCAACGCGCGACGGTTACGATGTCATTGGAAGATCGTGCGTTCGCGTACTGGGACCCCTGTGCGCCGGACCAAGCCGCGCTGAAAGAAAAACTCGGGGCGATCGCGAACATGCTCCCCGGTGGCGTCGCGGACGCCGAACGCACGGAGCCCGGCTGGTACATCGACGCAGGCGACTACGAGATTCGGGTCGGCCGATCGTCGGCCGACATCGCACACACGATTCCCCTCACGATCACAGAGGACGCCTTCCTTTCGGCGAAGGGGCCGACGGCCGAGTCGTGA
- a CDS encoding amidohydrolase family protein: MDRIVFTNANLFDGHSAPRAGATVVVEDGRIAALDPPSVPTDGQQIDLGGRTLMPGMVQGHFHSTYRDIGAQKWVFGFEKAPIYHGYIAAENARCALLWGFTSVVGASAAWDVDPSLRDAIEDGLLEGPRVVPSSHDLVTTGDTTDNRPGYMHVSNTAAARVCDGPDEFRHAVRDEIKQGVEMLKVFASGGHYVSRPQDHVAMTAAELDAVVEAAHGRGARVRAHAAGKRAILQCLDAGVDIIDHADGLDDECIERIVKTETFILPSLYLPLCMMQLMGDPAEEGKTEYRTAGGQEFAYMCSVLAKADAAGVRIATGDDFGSVGVPHGDYAKELEVYVRYAGIPAQTVLRWATKNGGAMTGWDDVGTIEVGKLADLVVVDGDPTTDITILQDQGRLHAILKGGRFVKPLPG, translated from the coding sequence GTGGATCGGATCGTCTTTACGAATGCGAACTTGTTTGACGGACACTCGGCGCCGCGCGCCGGAGCGACCGTCGTCGTCGAGGACGGCAGAATTGCGGCTCTAGACCCGCCATCCGTGCCGACAGACGGGCAGCAGATCGACCTCGGCGGGCGGACCCTCATGCCGGGGATGGTCCAGGGCCATTTCCACTCGACCTACCGCGACATCGGAGCCCAGAAGTGGGTGTTCGGCTTCGAGAAGGCACCGATCTACCATGGCTACATCGCCGCCGAGAACGCCCGTTGCGCGCTGCTCTGGGGCTTCACGAGCGTCGTGGGGGCGAGCGCCGCTTGGGATGTCGACCCGTCGCTCCGTGATGCGATCGAAGACGGCCTCCTCGAAGGCCCCCGAGTCGTCCCGTCGAGTCACGATCTCGTGACAACCGGGGATACGACCGACAACCGGCCGGGCTACATGCACGTATCCAACACGGCAGCGGCCCGGGTGTGTGATGGTCCGGACGAGTTCCGCCACGCGGTTCGCGACGAGATCAAACAAGGCGTCGAGATGCTAAAGGTGTTCGCGAGTGGCGGACACTACGTTTCGCGCCCGCAGGATCACGTCGCGATGACAGCGGCGGAACTCGACGCCGTCGTGGAGGCGGCGCACGGCCGCGGCGCGCGTGTCCGAGCGCACGCTGCAGGGAAGCGTGCGATCCTGCAGTGTCTCGATGCGGGGGTCGACATCATCGATCACGCCGACGGTCTCGACGACGAGTGCATCGAGCGCATCGTGAAGACGGAGACGTTCATCCTGCCGAGCCTGTACCTCCCGCTCTGCATGATGCAGCTGATGGGCGACCCTGCCGAGGAAGGAAAGACCGAATATCGAACCGCCGGTGGGCAGGAGTTCGCCTACATGTGTTCGGTCCTGGCAAAGGCCGATGCGGCCGGCGTGCGGATCGCGACCGGGGATGACTTTGGCTCCGTCGGCGTTCCGCACGGAGACTATGCGAAGGAACTCGAAGTCTATGTGCGCTACGCCGGCATTCCGGCGCAGACCGTGCTGCGGTGGGCGACGAAGAACGGCGGCGCGATGACGGGGTGGGACGATGTCGGCACGATCGAGGTCGGGAAGCTGGCCGACCTCGTCGTCGTGGACGGCGATCCCACAACGGACATCACGATTCTGCAGGACCAGGGTCGCCTACACGCGATCCTGAAGGGCGGGCGGTTCGTGAAGCCGCTGCCTGGCTGA
- a CDS encoding EthD domain-containing protein — MEKLVYCLWRPEAVAPPDFASSLRTDLADDLEALGAIRLRIFVADGDVAAGAGLRLSGLEAHKEGFVSFWLETSQDRGKLEERIAKVASRVAGYLVVESRPMVAAPGDGRGARSPGWVQVTGIAPKDGISYEQFLSHWYGVHRQVAIDTQSSTGYVRNEIVRPLTDDAPGWSAIVEETFPIGALNDPRVFYDAQGSEERFKENARKMFESVEQFLSLEKVDAHPMSEYVYGLDG, encoded by the coding sequence ATGGAAAAGCTCGTGTACTGTCTTTGGCGCCCGGAGGCTGTGGCCCCACCGGACTTCGCATCGTCGCTTCGAACGGATCTTGCCGACGATCTCGAGGCCCTAGGCGCGATCCGGCTGCGGATCTTCGTTGCCGACGGGGACGTGGCGGCTGGTGCCGGCCTGCGGCTCTCCGGCCTCGAGGCGCACAAGGAGGGTTTCGTCAGCTTCTGGCTCGAGACATCGCAGGACCGCGGGAAGCTCGAAGAGAGGATCGCGAAGGTCGCGTCGCGGGTCGCCGGATATCTAGTGGTCGAGTCGCGGCCCATGGTCGCTGCGCCGGGCGACGGCCGCGGGGCGCGCTCGCCGGGTTGGGTCCAGGTCACGGGGATCGCACCGAAGGACGGCATCTCGTACGAGCAGTTCCTGTCCCACTGGTACGGAGTCCACCGTCAGGTCGCGATCGATACGCAGAGCAGCACGGGGTACGTCCGCAACGAGATCGTCCGGCCGTTGACCGACGACGCACCCGGCTGGTCGGCCATCGTCGAAGAGACGTTCCCGATCGGGGCGCTGAATGACCCGCGGGTGTTCTACGACGCGCAGGGCTCCGAGGAGCGCTTCAAAGAGAACGCGCGGAAGATGTTCGAGAGCGTCGAGCAGTTCCTCTCTCTCGAGAAGGTCGATGCGCATCCGATGAGTGAGTACGTGTACGGCCTCGACGGATGA
- a CDS encoding MaoC family dehydratase N-terminal domain-containing protein gives MKTFRFPVEAGQVLQFARAIGDSNPVYTDPDSPAAKAAGGVLAPPTFTQAADHYEPGYIRRPEPGVAWFGSGTEPISATEGAFNTEGGSGFHAEQRFEYHQPVRPGQMLTVEVKPGNMWEKDGRRGGKLKFTETVQEFRDESGALVVTATFVGVTTEKRVDG, from the coding sequence ATGAAGACGTTTCGGTTCCCGGTGGAAGCCGGTCAGGTGCTTCAGTTCGCGCGCGCCATCGGAGATTCCAACCCCGTGTACACGGACCCCGACTCGCCCGCAGCGAAGGCGGCGGGAGGTGTTCTTGCGCCGCCGACGTTCACGCAAGCGGCCGATCACTACGAGCCCGGGTACATTCGTCGCCCAGAGCCCGGTGTTGCGTGGTTCGGTTCCGGTACGGAGCCGATCAGCGCGACAGAGGGTGCGTTCAACACCGAGGGAGGTTCGGGATTCCACGCTGAGCAGCGGTTCGAGTATCACCAGCCCGTTCGTCCGGGGCAGATGCTGACCGTGGAGGTGAAGCCGGGCAACATGTGGGAGAAGGACGGGCGTCGCGGCGGCAAGCTCAAGTTCACGGAGACCGTTCAGGAGTTTCGGGATGAGAGCGGGGCGCTCGTCGTCACGGCGACCTTCGTCGGAGTTACGACCGAGAAGCGAGTGGACGGATGA
- a CDS encoding MaoC/PaaZ C-terminal domain-containing protein, producing MTLRAADLEVGTVFERVVVDDLKRTQLVMYSGASGDFHPFHSDEIFAKAAGSPRGVFGHGMFTMAVTGRLLTDTVGDGRLTSYTARFIGQIWPGDTLTTRATVVGLDDDSGSPRVELEIETRTQDDVVVLSGRATARAD from the coding sequence ATGACGCTGCGCGCCGCGGACCTCGAGGTTGGGACCGTCTTCGAGCGGGTGGTCGTCGACGACCTCAAGCGCACGCAGCTCGTGATGTACTCGGGTGCCTCTGGCGATTTCCATCCGTTCCACAGCGACGAGATCTTCGCGAAGGCGGCGGGTTCGCCTCGCGGAGTCTTCGGACACGGGATGTTCACGATGGCCGTGACGGGCCGACTGCTGACCGACACAGTCGGCGACGGCCGCCTCACGTCCTACACCGCTCGCTTCATCGGTCAGATCTGGCCCGGCGATACGCTGACGACCCGAGCGACGGTGGTTGGTCTGGACGACGACTCTGGATCTCCGCGGGTCGAACTCGAGATCGAAACGCGCACGCAGGACGACGTCGTCGTTCTCTCCGGCCGGGCGACGGCGCGGGCCGATTGA
- a CDS encoding Rap1a/Tai family immunity protein — MDEIRQTWCGGVRLLVLVAMALCLAVGSGSALAAGGFKTGEDLVRQFNMGDEGRAEQSAYIVGVLDGENIVSTVAKFKSPICLPSGVPTQHLSLLVQEWLESHPDRQHQQAANLVLTAVKESFPCRP, encoded by the coding sequence ATGGACGAGATCCGGCAGACGTGGTGCGGAGGAGTGCGCCTTCTGGTGCTCGTTGCGATGGCTTTGTGCCTCGCGGTTGGCAGCGGAAGCGCTCTGGCGGCAGGTGGCTTCAAGACCGGTGAAGATCTGGTTCGCCAGTTCAACATGGGTGATGAGGGCCGCGCCGAACAGTCGGCGTACATCGTGGGCGTCCTCGACGGCGAGAACATCGTCTCGACGGTCGCGAAGTTCAAGTCGCCGATCTGCCTGCCAAGCGGGGTGCCGACGCAGCACCTGAGCCTCCTCGTGCAGGAGTGGCTCGAGAGCCACCCGGATCGCCAGCATCAGCAAGCCGCGAACCTCGTGCTGACGGCGGTGAAGGAGTCGTTTCCCTGCCGTCCGTAG
- a CDS encoding thioesterase family protein, which produces MDPAFEAEDLTTLLTLENDGADQFFASAAHYPWGRVYGGLVVAQALAAAARTVEERYRVHSLHAYFIRGGNSDEKIRYEVDRIRDGRSFCTRRAVARQSSGAILNLSASFQVAEDEAADAQNVPFPGGVPGPDDLPVAPDSWSRVLENKPVPMKEWFGQARNWIRVRERLGDDPTGHAAGLAYASDDVLIDAAARCHPKCPAPDDEGNHHHDLFMAASLDHAIWFHRPFRADDWLLHDVRARGMRGGRGLSIADLFDQGGHHVATVTQECLLREIRPR; this is translated from the coding sequence ATGGATCCTGCTTTCGAAGCCGAAGATCTCACGACCCTCCTGACGCTCGAGAACGACGGTGCCGACCAGTTTTTCGCGTCCGCGGCCCACTATCCGTGGGGCCGGGTCTACGGGGGACTGGTCGTTGCCCAGGCGCTCGCGGCAGCGGCGCGAACGGTGGAGGAGAGGTACAGAGTTCATTCCCTGCACGCCTATTTCATTCGCGGCGGCAACTCCGATGAGAAGATCCGCTACGAGGTCGATCGGATCCGCGACGGCCGTTCGTTCTGCACCCGGCGGGCGGTCGCCAGACAGTCGTCCGGCGCGATTCTCAACCTGTCGGCGTCTTTCCAGGTCGCCGAGGACGAGGCGGCCGATGCTCAGAACGTCCCGTTCCCCGGGGGCGTCCCCGGCCCGGACGATCTTCCCGTGGCACCCGATAGTTGGAGCCGCGTGCTCGAGAACAAGCCGGTGCCGATGAAGGAGTGGTTCGGTCAGGCGCGCAACTGGATTCGCGTACGCGAGCGGCTAGGAGACGACCCCACGGGGCACGCGGCCGGGCTCGCGTATGCGTCCGACGACGTTCTCATCGATGCGGCGGCGCGCTGCCATCCGAAGTGCCCTGCGCCGGATGACGAAGGCAACCACCACCACGATCTCTTCATGGCGGCGAGCCTCGACCACGCAATCTGGTTCCACCGACCGTTCCGGGCCGACGATTGGCTTCTGCACGACGTCCGGGCCCGAGGCATGCGAGGGGGACGCGGGCTTTCGATCGCAGACCTCTTCGACCAAGGCGGCCACCACGTCGCCACGGTCACTCAGGAGTGCCTGCTGCGGGAGATCCGCCCGCGTTGA